ttctgtttcttttcttttgttgtttgcTTTTTGATGGAGCAGCCTATTGGCTCACGAAGTTGTCCCTTAGAAAGGTGGACCATATCTTTAGTCCACCAGTAGCTGGTAGGGCAGTTTGTCCTGATCCGTTTTTAGCATGTAAGGGTAGGATAGGGCAGACTGACCTGTTTTATCACCTCTAGTATTTTTCTTAATAGCCAATTTTAGGATATTAGCTAtatagaataataaattaatattttccttATCTTTAGCCTATCTTGTATCTGTGTATTCGTGCGTCCCTTTTAAGCATGAATCAGTCAGAGAACACAATTCCTACATATCCTTTTCTCTGATCTCAACTCAAGTATAAGAAACCAATTTTCTTTTGTCCTATCTGTCCTAAGATACTATCAGTGGTGTCCTTGAGAAGTGTTTATAACTAAATAGAATACTTGTGGGAAATCGAGCAACTTTAAATTTTCAGTATCTCTCTTTTTTGGTCCAAGTCTTGTTTGTTCTGACATAAGATGCAATCTCTGGTCTTTTAATATCATCTATTCTGCTTGGCAGATAATCTTGGAAATGCTTGCCTTACAAGTTTTTTTGTCACTGGAGCTTGGGATCATACCAAACTTTTACATTCTTTAAAAGCATATCAAAATGCTGTGAGTATGAAGAGGGAAGATTTATAAGTAGAAATTTATAATGTGCATACGGTAGAAATATATCTTACTTTTGGTCACTTTTGTTATACTCATTTCTACTTGGAGATTATTATTGTATGTAATATTTATTGGTGAATAGTATTATCATTTACAAATTGGAATCGAAGACCTAATGTTTGGTTAATATGTACCaggagaaagatgaaagaatgaAGTCCAATccagatttatattttaatagtgcTACAGTACGTTGAATCTTTGATCCTTATTCTGTGTTTCATTGTATTCTAGTATTCATTAAAGAAGAGTTTGACGTTGAATACGCCAGCTTACTTTTCTCCTGTATATTTACCATCGTAACAGTTCCACCTTAAtacaaaaagtaatatttagACCCCAGTTATATAATAGCCACAGTGGCAACTACATTTACTGGGCATAAATAGTGCATTGAATATTGCTTTTTCGTGTTTGTCTTAATAATTTCTTACAGGTTAACAAATATCTTGAGAACTACCAGAGGGCCCTTAGTGGATTTGAGGCTGCTGCTTTAAAGGATCCAGGTCTCAATGCTGCAGAGGAGGTTCAGAAGATAGTCAGTTTACTTGACAAGGTGGACAATCTTTTGAAggtaatgaaatgaaaattttccttttGCTATGTAGTGGTAATTTAAGCTAGTAATTTGTTGAAGCATTATTCATAGGTTTTTTCTGTGGCTTGATATTCATGCATGGAGGATTCTTTTCATGATAAAAGCTGGTAACTTCAAGAAACATTAAAGTCCATTCTACTCCTCTCCCCACATACCAGCAATTTTTCTAACAGGTTGTAATCAACATCTTAGAAGCTGCTggtttataaatagttttattatgcACAGGGGCATGTAAGAGCTAAGCGAATGACATCTTTGGCTTCGTCATTGGTTGCTGTTGATTGTAAGCACTTTTCTGTGAGCTTGGCTTCAGTTTCTGGTCCATCTTTAATTCTACTTGGGCCTCTGCTTGTAATATACCTTTAGTTCTCTTCACTATACTGATTACTGACTTAACTCATGCCTACTTTTTGGTGCAAGTGAAATCGCCATACAGAAGAGTTACCATAGACCTTTTATCAGAGGGTCCAAATAGAGCTCTAGCAGTGGAGGcgaaagtttttttctttattaggACTGAAAGTGTTGCTCCCCTGTAAGTCCTCTATCGtgaaaaatatctttaactatatattttcttttccataaaCAGATCCTTTGAAAAGCTTCATTATATACCCAGGAATGACATTCCTGAGGTTAATATAACTGAATATCCAAATGTTTGGTTAATATTTGTCATTCActgtaatgtttttaaatttattttgctaaaaataaaaatattagaaaaggTAAAACAAGATGAAGGTTACAAATCGTTTTATGATACAATGGGGGCAAGGAGGGGAAATTTCACTAGACCCTACTTGGAAAATGGGTTGATTATCTGAGTCACtctgttttataaaataacttccATTCACATGGAAATATAAGATTCCTTACACATGGGactatgaaaaaggaaaatatgtgTAATATACATTCCTGAGAATGAGTTAGCTTGAgaataatttcttataatttgtACTAAACATCAGAATGTTACATTCCCCTACTCGCATCCTGCCAATAATTTTGTAAGACTTGAAACAAATATACTTGTACTTTTAGAGGCATTTTCAAAATAATCCCAATTGTCTTTATTGGACATTTTAGAGTAAAAATAGAGCATCTAAGTTAGCACCTACTTGATAAAGTATAGCACATACTCCAAGGAATTGAGTACCTCTTGGAGAGCATCAAAGGTACTCGAGAAGATAAAAAAGTAGAGAAGCACTCAATTAACCGAGCAGCATGTAGTTAACCATGGACAGTGCTATAATGGTGCACATTATTCTGAAGTGATTTGTAAGTTTAAAATTcgattttagaagaaaaactttATAGGGTCTAAATAGAAAATACGGAACCACAATTTTAGTTTTACCCAAATAAATCTTTTCCTCGTTCTTGTTGAAGTTAtttgttcaaatgtattttccctaataatatatgaatgttaatatttattctgTCTTATGTTTAAGTAggataaaattttagataaaaaggtgataaattttgaattttcatttcataaatGACATAGTAAATTGGGGCATACAAGAACAATTCACTAGAAAATTAGTATggttttgttttaaagaaatacCTGTGGGTAGTGAAAGGAATAACCAACCGAGACCTTAATGGCTATTTGTTGATAGTTCTCTTTCCATAAAGATGTCCCGCGAATTGTTCTGTGTCAACTTTCACCCATGTTAATAACATGTTTTTACTGTCCACATTGTGGTGTGAAGATTACTCTATTTTTCCagaaaaagaacatattttcttGCCATTTACGTTAAAATGTCTTGGGAATTGTTGATTGGAACCAGATATCTTCTTGTCATTGCGCAGATACTATTTGCTTTGTGATTCAAATCATTCCTGCTTTGTTGTCTCGATTTATGGTGTACGTACTGATGTGGTAAGAACTGTTCCTGAACTTCTATTTCGATCtctcctattttctttttctgaagtAGAAAACTAATTGTTCTACCATATATTTCAAGGGTGGCAAACCAGTTGCATACTTCCTTGTTTCTCATGTCTAGTAAGATTTCGTCTTTGTGCTTTTAAGCATCTAGACTTAGTTCCTTTAGGGAGTGTCCGTGAAAAATCGTCGTGTTGAGATGTTTGATAACCATTGACATTAAAAGGGATAAAAGAAATGACTATATGATCATTTGCAATGAAGTGTGCAGCTTTACTAGTTCtgatataattattgattattgttttattcCTCCTCCCTTCTCTTATTTACGTGAGTACCTATTGCCATGCTTTATCAATTGATTAGTTATAATTGACTTCTTATCATCCAGATTAAAGAAGGAGATCAACTAACAATGCTTGATCCTTATTTTCGTGATGTTGATTTGTCGTGGAATGAGAAGGTACGCTTtctttaaagatattatttatttaatgccATGATTTGCGTATTCCTCCATGTGTTTGTAATATAGAACAATGCATTCTGATTAAGGATTTACCttgtttttttgtatgttttacaAAAGCATTACCAGTTCAAGTCTATACGCATGGATTTCTACGAACAAGTACTTGTAAATGGAAAAGCTTTGACTCCTCAACAAGCTGCTCATTCGTCAATATATGCTCAACATAAACCCTGAAAAGGCCACTACTGAATTATTTGAGTTCTACTTGTCTTCTGGCTGTTGGTGTTGGATGCTATATTCATTGAGTAAATAGATTGGTTGGTTGGTACATTTATACGTGTGAATTCTGGTGGCTCACAATCTGATAATAGGAAAAGGAGAAACTTGAGAGGAAAGTGTTACATTTGGCTTTCTATTTTGTCCATCAAGCTTTTACATCTGTTGAATATGATAGCTTGAAGATTCTTCTGTTTGTTTACGATGCTTTTAACAGAAAGTTTGTGTAAAAatcttgtttgttgttgtatcAAAGTCCATCTCGCAAATGCttcatctttttttaatttctttatcttCACAAGAAAAATGAAGGGGATGATAATGAAATGCTTAGAATCTCATCAACTTTCTTGATAATGTCAAACGGTTCACTGAAGAAGTAATAGTTTCACATTCTTTAGcaaaatttaagtgtaaaacATTCTTTCCCATTACTATTATTTCATCATAAGCAATGGCCTTGATTGAGGAAGTTCAAGCTAAGCAAGAATCGgtgaaatgaaagaataaagGCATTAGGAGGAGGCTGTGTAAGGCAATGTGAAAGTGCGGTTTTGAATGTATAGGAATTTGAGTGTGTTCATGTCAGAAATGTCAATTTCGCAGTTCTAAAACATTCTCCTCTGCCACCATTTGGGATACCTTCGACTAACAATTTGATTAAGAAGCTATAGCATTAGTTGAATGAATTTATTAGGCTTCATCAGGTTattgaaaaacaacaaaatttaatcaCTCTAAAGGAACAATAACAAAGCTATGATTACGAATtgaaacctaattttcacttcATGCTACTACACagtgaacaaaattaaaaaagagtggaataaaaatatatacctACAGCTGAAAAAGTCTCGTAcacttaaaaaagtaaatttttgctaacttgttacaactaaaatataagttattatgTTTTCTAGTACTTTACATGTTATAactaattattatcttattctAAAAAAAGGATTATCTTAAAATTGATGTTAGGAAAGTCTGTATCTATATCTATTTACCTATATGAACTTGAATATTATTGCAATTGAATTTCATGACTTATGaataattattctattattatttgaaacaaaaatgttcagtgaaaaaaattcattaaagaaTTATTATGTATAAGTAACTGTGAAAGaggaattttcttttttttggccAATCTTCAGATAAATTTCTGGATAGCCCTTATTACAgaatcatatatataacataaaagacttaaatttaatatttccttTGTCAGTTCCTAAGATCCAAAAGATACCTGTTTTGTTGCGACAAAACGAAAGGTTTGCTATGTACTGTTCACCAAAGATGATATCATTTGGCCCCATCCATCACAACAAAGAAGATCTAAAGCAAGGAGAGGCTTATAAGCTTAAATGGACATCAAAATTTGTTGTGGAACACAATGAAAACCAGATTACTGATCAAGCAATTGCTAAAGCTTCGCTAAAACGGATAGACGATAATATTGAAGAACTGAAAAACCAATTTGCTGAGGATGTATTATTGGGAGAAATGTATGATGAGAAAAACCTTGCTTGGATGCTGTTTGTGGATGGATGTTCTTTGCTCTATTTCATGGAATATGTTAATATAGATCATCCAGAAGCATTAAACCTTAAGCTTGACCAACTAACATATATATGGAGAGATACCTGTTTGTTGGAGAATCAACTTCCAAGGAGATTGCCTGAAATGCTAAGTAAAAAGgaagtatttatttttcaatcattcTAGCTGGTGTACATCCAAAAGGGAGGGGTCTGTAAGATTCTTTCCTATACTAGATTTTTGTCGCTCATACTGTCACCCCAAAAGTATGTCTACCATGATCAAAACAATCAAATAGAGATAAATACAATCTCATATCAacaaaaatgatgatgatgatgatgatgaacaCAGTATTGAAACAGATAGGGTTAGTTGGCATAATGATTTACCAACTAAAGTATACTGTGAGAACTTCTTCATATCCACTAATGTTGTGGCTTTCAGCAAGAAATATATAGTCATTAAGCAGCAAATTGAAAAACACAGCACAACTAAATGGAAGGCATGGTTGGCTGAAGGTTACAATACTCATTTTAATACTCCTTGGGCTATGGTTGCCTTTTTGGCTGCATTACTAGCATTCACTCTCAATTTCATCCAAACCTGATATTTTATGCTATTTGTTATTCCATTAAGGTATAGTGTGACTcacaaatttgatatttaacATTAAATCAACTCGATTTTGCTAATATAGTATATAATTaaccaattttaatattatatataattaaatcataaaggtaattaaaaaaaatgaaacttattttaaacatcaacatagatatattttataagttaaaattaatttatatacaagttaaaaattaaaaatataaaaaataattatgtaagaatttttacaattagtttatgcataattcaatttttatttatgtgtaaTTCATTTTGCTCTTTAAATTTTTTCCCTAAAAGTCTTCATGAAAAAATTATCCAAACTTAATCACaatagtatattatattaaattgtatttagTCAAAAACCATATCATTAATTCATTCATATTCTCAAAGAATGTTTTTAAAACTAGATTacaataactatatataatcTGAATTCATCTTCGAAACACTAAAGTATTCCATCAATATTAACTGAAGTCAAGAAAATTTTGTTCCTCGGCATCGGAAGCTGAAGTCAAAGAAGCAATGAATATACATCAGGTCCCAAGAACAATGAACAAATTAGGGATCAAGTGGGCACGACACGAGTACTACTAATgctttatattttctcttcagaTTGAACTTAAATAGCTGGGAGAATCCCCCTAGTAAAGTACAAGTCAAGCAAACTATACAGAAGGTTGTATATGCTTAATTATGCACAATCCAATGATGATGCAAAACAACACAAGCCataaaaaacacaacacaacactcACGCTATGCAAAGGCTTCAAACAAAGGACCGAATCTCATTTATTCAAGGGATGacataagaaaaagaatattaacTTTATCCTACAAGATGTACGGATAAACACTATTGCTGCTTATAGTAACCACTTTGGTGAGGCGGAGGATATGGAGATGGAATTGTATAAGGAGGTCGTGGCACAGAGCCAGGTTGCTGTGCTTGTGCATTATAGTACGGACCACGCCATCCTGGATATGCTGGCTGGCCATACTCATGGTTTCCCGGTGGCTGCTGGTGAACCTGAGGGGGTGGGTATGGAGCAGTTGATGATGGTGGAATGTGGTATGGAGGTGGAGGCTGATGGTGCGCAGGACCACCATATGGGGGAGGTGCATGATGGCCATAGGGAGCAACTGGTGGCTGCTCAACTGGCTGATAATAAGGTGCTTGTGGCCGAGGATCTGTTTGTGTACTGGCTCTTTGATTTTGGCTTCCAACTGATGGGTAGTTGCTGTTAAAAGAAGCACCTGCGTTTTTGTCCTGGAAACTAAGACCAGCCAATTGTCTCTGAACATCTTCAATCATTTCCCTGCACTGAATATTCCTTGTCATTACAAAGTCGTTGCTCTGCTGCTTTACGTTTGTTATTGCATCCTACCAAACAAAGGAATTGCGTATTATTGCATGATGATATTCAATTTAAACAGAATCATCCAACCATGTCATTCAGAAAATTTTAGCAGAATCTAAATTAGCATTAGCCGAAGAAAGACTGCATGCCTACATGTAcattattttagataaatataaagGCAAATGGGAAATTAAAGgggaaaaaaagaataaatactAGTAGTGGTTTTGTAGAAGTTATACATTTAGAAGGAATAAGTGGGGGAAAAAACCAGTAGAAAGATCTCTAGTGATTTGCGGAAGTTACAAagttaatgaataaataatataatcaatcacttaataaaaagaaaaccacTTAACGGGCAAACATGTCTTAAAAATTATGCGTACAAATTATGATGTCCCCTTTCAATTATCAGCAATAGATAAATGACAGCATGGAATCAATTACACTGATTTtgaataaagaattttaaaagagtaattttaagacaaaatatgttgtttagataaggaatttaaaaaaaaaaaaaaagaaattatagaattttagGAGTACTTAGActatttaaaattagataatttcaaatttcacacaaaattgaaattctttctaTTCTCAAAATCATATTTAGTCCTTTTTCTCTCCTCAACTCAATTTTGGTGGTTTCTTATTTGATCGTGCTTATATTTCAGGGAcaacatcaaaattattttatagttgatGTTAGGTTCAAGTTACTTTTGAACCGTTAGTTAGGGTTTTCttagtaaaaaataatggtTATTCCAATTCATGccaaatatacttttttaaaatttatgtcaaCTGATATCCATTTGAGTTACTCTTTTATACGAAGCATGTGGAAATTATTTCTCATAAAAACATTAGTCAACATCTTCTTGACCAGTTTGGGGGGATTACTTTACAATTGATGTTAACTGGAATTCTTTTACTAATCTTGATAggaatgttttttattatttacattgtTAGGATTATCTTTATTGTTGtagataattattatttctcACTCAATATTAGTTAAGGTTTTCTCCAAAGGCCAATTTTTTACATGAGCAAGATTTTTTTGTTGGCATTTGTCGTGatattttttaggaaaaagCTATTTTGACACCGCTGTTCACAAATATCTCCCATTTGACacttgtttttcttaataaaatattaattaatttgagtgTCAAATGGAAGTATTGGTGTGAAAGTAtcaattctcattttttttatcattgtctgcattgatttatttttattaatcacACCCAATGTTATTATTAATCAACAATTGGTTAAGAATCTTTTataatgttaattgagaaaacTCAGTCAAAAATTATTGTAGTTGATATCAACTAAACAATCTCGACCAACATCAATCTAGAAAAAGCTTTGCTAAAgtgaggaaaaaaatataataaaatgttagttaaaaatatcttaaagaaCTTTAACTGAAAAATAACATCAATCAAGATTGACtaaaaatcatcaacaaaaataCTGacatttttgaattattaataattatttaacatttaaatatattttgcatttggtgataattgaaaatttgtatccaaaaaagaaaattaaaaaacaataaatttaaattatcttatccaaacaaaatatttgaaaaataaaataatctggaatgaaatcaattcaaatgcaacatatttaaatatcttaaaaattaaaaaatttcatatccaAAAGCAAATTTAAAGATTCAGTATGTTCTTatagaatagaataaaaaccaTATATGTAGTTGATAAGTTCTTACCTGCAGGGTAACATAGAATTTTAACCCTTCATTGATGTTGTCCTTTATCTCTCGAAATTTTGCAATGGCAGCTTCAATCTGCTTATAGGCTTTTTCACGTGAAGctgaaataaattaagaaactaTCAGAACATAATCTGTGATGCAGGAAAGGTGCACTCTAATTGGAGCATTGTGTACAAAAAAGACAAAACTGAGTTTCATGAACAGTAACAGTTGAGAAAACTTCCGGTCACTGGCTAGTCATAAAATTTTATGCACAGTATTAAACATAGTCTGAAAACAGACTTGGCTTTGCCATCATGATGCCAAGGTACAAAAACCAGATTCAATCTAGAAAACAACCAAACGCGGCCTACCTTTGTAATCTTCAAGATTGAAGATAGCAGAGAACTCATCATTTTGAGCCTGTGAACAATGGCAAGCAATTATCAGAATcacatcattaaaatttatcacTTCGTCTATGCACAATCACCTAGAAAAGAAGTATTCAACAACCAATACTCTACAGTGAATAGGTATAATGGTAGATAAAATCAGTCACTCTTGCCTTCACGGCAAGGTCCACCTCTCAAGAagcatgaaaaattaaaaaaggtagTTTTATTATCTGCTAAAGAAGTCTCAGGAATTAGTTATAGTGGTAATCAAGAATATAAAGTATAGTCGCCCTGAATAGCCACTGCATGGGAAAAGACAGTCCCAAAAAGTGAACAAACAGTGGGgaacatttcttttcttaaatgcTCTTTAGATGAGTTTCGGGCATACAGAGATAAATACCTGGATTTGTAGCAACAGTTGCTCTTGAGCCTCAATGTTTTGAGCTATTTCATCACAAATATGGTCATATTTTGCTAGCTCCTTCTTGAAGAGATCATCATAAGAACCAGTGGAAGTCATCAATTTTGGTAATATATCATCCTGAAAgatatttatacaaatataatcaaaatagtTTATTTGGGTGTAATGCATTCATGAATGGTAAGCTATACATGAGGAAACATTCCTAGTGATTCTTCACATCCACAACATTCGAAACTAAGTGAAGAAAACAAATCCAAACCATTAAATAATCTAGCACAATAAGTTAAGAAAATACAAgttcaaaacagaaaaaatactATATACTTCTGTTTATCATTCTTAATCAAGGTTCAGCATTTTTTTCATGTTGCACATGGGGCATCGTGAATTCAAATGATTGAGTACTGATACCAAAAATGGGGCAGAATCTCACATTAAccatagatataaaaaaatccaCATTTGAATTACTTGgtataagaagaaagaaataatttatgGATGAAGAATCATGTACCCAAGAATAAAAAGTGAAAGGTTAATGCCATAAACAGTGCCCAAAAATCAAGAGGAAAATTTTTATTGAAGAGTGCCACTGATGCAATCTCACCAGGGCTTCCAACACCCCCCCAACATGATTTCCAACAAAACTTTCTATATACTGATTCACTAACCAAGGCACTGATTAGCACCACTTAAAGTGAAAATAGAGCCTTTACACTTATGATACATGGCAAAATaggtgtattttttattatcagtaTCTTGCATACATGATACTGAAAAGTGAGATGATGGCGAAGGTGCTAGGGGAGAGTAGGAGATGACAGCAACAGGGATATGGGGAAGCGGAAGCAAAGAAGGATTTAAGTTGGAAAGGTCACAAGtggataaaatttatatctctttatataattataaatatcaattttatttaatagaacAGTAcctacatattaaaaaaaagaaaactgtaggtacaatattatttcaaatgCTAGAATCTATAATGCAACACAGATTCAAAGGCATAAGCTTAGTATCATTAAAGGATTGATTTTGTGCAGTTCACACTGCAGTAGATAGAATAAGTTGAATTTAGCTCCTCTAGACTGAGCGATTCACATTGAAGATACAAATATCTCAACCATTGATAAGAATATCAAGGGATGTGATTTGTTATGCATGAGTATTTAATATCAACCCGAAGTTATCTCATGAAGTTGAGATTCATTAATTTTCTCCCTTAGTTGAGATTCACTTTAGAGAGCCAAACCTGATTTGTTTAATATACTTTTGGATGTTGCACATGCATAATCCCCCTAACATCCAAAAACACATACTGGACCAAGGACATTTATTGTTGAATTCAGAATGTGGAGAATCACACATTATATGCAAACAACAGGTGTAATACAACTTCGATATCATTAAATATCATGAGAAAACCAATTTGTTAAGAATAAACAATGCataaaatttcatgaaaagGCATAAGCATATCTCCCAATTTTAGATGATAAGACGGGAAATGTAGCTTCTACTAGAAGAACTCAAAAATGTAATTATGTGAATCTGGCTTATCAGGTATACCTTTCTTTTCATATCTTTAAGCATATCTTCAAGACCGGCCCTTTGAGCTCCGAGAGTTTCTAGTTGCCTCTGCATTAGTTAACacaattgcaacaagaatcatACACAGCAAATGGAATATTGTAACTTCATTTAACATTACATCCTgccaaacaattaaaatatttaccaCAACAATCTGAATGTGCATTAAAGTGCCTTCTATTGCTAGCTCTAACTAAACAATACTCATTCAAATTCGCCATTGGATTTCTTAACTTTAATAAGCACTCCTCACTAAGGGTATAGCCACAAAGAAACCATCCAGCACTCGGTTCATtggtaaattttataattatggcATACAGGGAATGAATATGAAAGACCATAATTAAAAAAGGCGTGAAATGAAAGGATCACTTGTTGTGATATGAAATTAATCATAAagtaattattagaattttaaaattccaCTAAGATTGATAACTAACTACGATACAAAAATGAAACACCGGCTGCATCAATTAGGATGCAAGAAGATGTCATAGATTTTATTTCTGAGAAGTCAGAAATCATAATAGAACAATAACAAGACCAAAACCAGCATACCAAACTTTGCTTGAGAGACCCCACAATAGCATCTTCATTTTGATCAAAAGACATAATAGGCCTTGCCAAGCTTGGAAGTGCGGATTCAATCTGATTAAAAAACAGAGATTCAGTGACTTAACAATGTTTTCAAATGACACTGAGAAGCAGATAACCAATTAGAAATAGTACAACAATTTACCGGACGAGCATCAAGGATCGACATGAGTGCTGAATGTTCTCTAACTGATCGCTCAATCCTACCGTCACTTTCAGCAGCCTGCTTCAAGTTACCTGCAAACCGGTTGAGCCTATCCTGCAAGTTTTTAGTCAAGGTGCTTGAC
This genomic interval from Vigna radiata var. radiata cultivar VC1973A chromosome 8, Vradiata_ver6, whole genome shotgun sequence contains the following:
- the LOC106769845 gene encoding tetratricopeptide repeat protein 5; translation: MSNPKEEEPFARAARAAEDLYHLRDTYFPPNPDDRISKLQNEFDLALNLLDSIPPEQRKSPTQRATFEYLRGKMLDVFPDYRKEAEDHLSKAVKLNPSLADAWLCLGNCIWKKGDLTAAKNCLSLALDKGPNKKILCQLSMLKRKMSQGVENQAELVEESIQHAKEAITLDVKDGNSWYNLGNACLTSFFVTGAWDHTKLLHSLKAYQNAEKDERMKSNPDLYFNSATVNKYLENYQRALSGFEAAALKDPGLNAAEEVQKIVSLLDKVDNLLKGHVRAKRMTSLASSLVAVDLKSPYRRVTIDLLSEGPNRALAVEAKVFFFIRTESVAPLYYLLCDSNHSCFVVSIYGVRTDVIKEGDQLTMLDPYFRDVDLSWNEKHYQFKSIRMDFYEQVLVNGKALTPQQAAHSSIYAQHKP